The following DNA comes from Brienomyrus brachyistius isolate T26 chromosome 16, BBRACH_0.4, whole genome shotgun sequence.
gtaaaaagggctAGAAAAAATGTACctttcagtgaagtagcttcatctcacactgaaaacaaattgaaaaatccaacctttctttgaaataaatttattcaaagaaataacaaatccttcattaagaaataattactttttttctcaaaaacacATCAAAAATGAGCTTTTTAATCAGTAATGCAATTTTAATGTTCAACTTAGTGATCTTGTCAGTGGGCATAATCATTAATTGCAAATGAAATTGCATTGGAACTAAACTttttgaatttttaaaaatatattttgcttcTCCTCTTTTAAAGCTGAAGTCGCAAGACTGTTTGCCCCTTCCAGAGCGAGGCCGTCCTCAACGCTACTCTCATCTCTGACCCCTCAGTCTTCCAAGAAAGCATGTTGGTATGGGCTGATATTTGTGCCACTAGCAGAATGATGATACCTCTGTGTTTATTTGATCTTTCCTACTTGGCTAATGCACCTTCATGCCCACAGCTTACTTCATTACACTGGCCAGACAGTTATGTTAAGTCTGTAAACGCTTTAAGGATTTATAGGGGATGTACCTTGTGTGACACATTTACACATTATATGTACCTTTTTTGCTCTTGTCGCAGCGCTGGGCTCAGAGTTCAGGGGAACCACCCCTTAAGacaccgactacgccaccctgggaATTGCACCCAGGGAAATAGTTCCTAAGCTAAATGAAACTCTAAGAGAAAGGTACTCAGGTCCGTTATACACGGCAGCAGGAGACGTGACTCCacttacaatcttttattacaaataaattaataaaacaccatccacacgacaaaataaaacctcggggctggtccacacagggtaggaggttaaacagtcaaacagcagatggcatcctgaaacaaaacactacaactcccatgcatacacacaaTACAACATGCCACCACAAAGTTCCCTTCCTCCCTAATGGCATCCCAACCCCAAAGAatcttaaaacacacaaaataaaatccCTCACTTTAAACAGTTAATCCTCGCAGTTAAGCAAGGAATAAAAGGCTACCAATCCCCACATTCAATACAAAAAGGAGAGAAGACAAGAGCAGAGGCAaagaggcaaagcagcagcaactgcaggacaggcaatccagaccgcagctgtaaaagcaggcagagcagcaatGCTTTATGACGTAGTGATCTCCAACCAGCCGGATAAAACTCCCTCCACGTTGCCTGCAAAGGATGGCGCCAGGCAAAACAAGttaattaaaacccacaatcacgaACCAAAAATCGAACTTACGGGCGATTTTACACAAGCCCATTACAGGTCACCAGCCCCACCATTTACCCGCAGCAACGTGCACCCACCGGTTGAGTACGAGTGAGCCGAAACAGAATGGAATAAAAACGTACCCGCTGCCACCTACCAAACAGCCGCCTCCAATAAATCCGTCGTATGCAGATCTTTACCACGAAGTCAGGTAACCGGAAGAACCTTGCCAGCATTCGACCCCCAGCCAACCACTGCCATTTTTATAGGGCGCTACCACGAATTACGATACAAAATCGGCCCGCAcatttaaaggcacaggtaCTTAAAATAGTCATACTGCCACAGTCTCACCTATCAGGCTAAATAACTGACAAACTACACttggttactttttaattttactTTATTCACTAACTAAACATACTAATAGATATCAAGAAAAAtctacatagaaaaaaaatctacctttcagtgaagtagcttcatctcacactgaaaaaaatagaaaaatccaacctttctttgaaataaatttattcaaagaaataacaaatccttcattaagaaataattaaaaagaaaTAGAACCACCAAATAATACAGGACTATCCAAATATACTACAGGGAGTCCTCAGGTTACGACAGTTCCGTTCCTACGACAGAAAAGTAACTGAAATTGTCAGAGTTTTAATGTTCCTTTAATGATCTCTTTACGTTGTCTAATTTCAATTCCATAGTGATGGCTTAACTCACTCGTAAACCGCGTTACTGCGTATTCTTCCACCACGGGTAACCAAACTAGTTCGCCCACATCGTCCATAACTACGACACTAACGGCGTAAACCAAAACACTCACATCTCAATATTTTTAAGGTTTTCATGGGAGTGAGCGTCGTAAACTCAAAACATCGTATGTCAAGATTTTGTAACCCGAGGACCCCTTTACGGATAAGTCTAACatcaaacaatattaaaattctttttttattatttatttcttttttcgcgggaagcggcgatcgtgcgggtcggcaggtaaggagaggcaggcaggcagtgatCAGGgctaaactggggtttattaacACTACAGGAGCAGGGAACATACACCACACcaaatccacaatgacggacgagggcagcaggtaagaccaggacttaaataggacaagactaagcaaagtaatcagacaaagctggaaacaatcagggaagcacacacgaggagccgacgagccgggtcatgacaccgtgattatacaaaaaaataaagattaataaataaataaaattaactaaacaaaaaaaagaaaaattatgaTAACAATGAAAAAATTATAACAAtatcaacaacaataataatagtaatactgCTACAAGTAAGTATTAtacatatgtaatattaaatttctacatttttttaaaatgtcacacTCTTTGCAAATGCAAATGCAAAATCACATTGAACCAAACACACAGAGGACACGTAGGAGAAGGAGAAGGCCCGTTCCGCTGTACACAGGTGATGTCCTCCATGATGAACCCCAGGAGACTGGACAGAATTTCACAGATGAAGGTCCTTCTCTCCGCGATGCTCTCCAGGTCCTTGAAGTAAGTCCAGAGGAAAGCTGCAGTGCGCCGGATGACGACGGCGGTCCTCTCTGGGCTCCTGGGCATCCTGGCGATGGTGTGGTGGGAAGGTCCTTGGGAGTCGCACGGGGGGGTCGACGTTTCCCATTCGGATGTCTAGACTAATAAAAACACAGGAATCAAAATAGCCCAAGACCCCAAGCTCACCCCATGTACCCTGACCATTGCCAAAAGGCAGAGAAACGACCTACACTATGTTTCTAATTCTATAGTAATTTTTAAGGGCTGGAGTGTAGCGAACCCAGCCATGTTAAAAGGATATTAAGATGGTCTTCAGTGCTGTTCCACACTTCCTCCTCTAGATATTGTGGATCCTGGAAAATGCTTGTGTCCTTGAAGAAGACTTCATCTAAGAAGGACAGTATCTGGACCTGAGGACACGACACAGCATTGTTACAACCAAACATGAGGACGTACATACAATCAAGACTCAGTTGTCGAGTGCGGCAGTGAGATGTTACCATGACTATCTCCCAGTAGTTCGTGTCTTTCCCCTTCCAGCCACCGAGTGGGCTGAAAGACTCCAGGACTCTGGAGCAATAGTCCACAAATCCGCCGGACTCCTTTTGAGGAGGATATTTTGAGATTATAGCAAAGAACAATAAGGCTGAATCTGAATAAAATATTGTCATTCTGCATCTTGGAGTTAGTTACCATTTTCAGGACGTTGCGAACACccagaaaccaaaagacaacgAACTCCAACGCAACGTCCACAAATCCAAATTGGCAGATCTAAAAAAATATTGAAACATCCAGTGAGTCATTTTACTCTAATTTTTTACAGGGTTCTACATAAAATGACCAAGGCATTAGCTGATGACATTGACTTACCCCCGCCTCGGCCAGTTCCCTCTGCATGATGTCTCTTTTCGCTGGGTCGCCAAGGAAGGCCAGGAACTGCTCAAATGCCATTTCAAAGGCATGGATGTCCTTTGTCACAACAAAGAACAAACGAATTGGTTAAAATCAAGACAGAGAATAAGCCCATTGTCGTACCATTACCTCATTGTAGTTAATGACACTTACCCTGTTGTTGATCTGGGCCAGTCCACCAAGAATCATTTTACCAGCTCGGATGAGATCTTTCTGGTAAAATCCTTGGCTGATGAGTGTCTATAGAGCGAAAGCAGAATTTATAGATTTGACACAGAATTACTGGAACATTACAGTATGATGCAAAATGCTGACTAAGAAGATCTTCCTGAATGAAAAAGCCTGCAACAAACCAAAGACTGATGCGTTAATGTTAACAGTAACTGAGGTGTGAATGTACTCACTGAGAACGCCTGGCGAAGGGCTGCCAGTTTGCATGGAACATCTGCAAACCCTCTTCTGGTGAGATAGATGCTGCAATATAATGCAATGTGGAAATAAATCCTGATTTTTAAATCAAATAATaatcctttttatttatttatttttaccaattttatgattaatttcctaccccccccacccccacccccagaccaAAGGCTTTTTGAAGGAGAAAGTATGGGAAGACACTGGTACTCACTATAAGCAGGGCATCTCTCTGGCCACAGGTGGCAATTCCTCATCAGCAGCCTGCAAGACAGGACTCAGTCATCAGGGACTCACTGCAAAAGCCACTGGCGTC
Coding sequences within:
- the LOC125709474 gene encoding uncharacterized protein LOC125709474 isoform X8 produces the protein MACLRFLRNFRTSHLLSAAGLVVAAAGTVYLARRFWRTAELEEDQQHLLALEDSDASADLDLTLDEYCQSAECPAPTGSTTFHSHYELSLDMLVIKDSLEHCTSVCGNQVDLWVKNTRGTMALSPDGLSMVTMTLQSVTGFKLVARKVVMYASFCILDANQLTRYSDHVQTVWMGKYFGMILGLDGLLSTYEWKDSKNEDQPTEPCQSDHEAADEELPPVAREMPCLYIYLTRRGFADVPCKLAALRQAFSTLISQGFYQKDLIRAGKMILGGLAQINNRDIHAFEMAFEQFLAFLGDPAKRDIMQRELAEAGICQFGFVDVALEFVVFWFLGVRNVLKMESGGFVDYCSRVLESFSPLGGWKGKDTNYWEIVMVQILSFLDEVFFKDTSIFQDPQYLEEEVWNSTEDHLNILLTWLGSLHSSP
- the LOC125709474 gene encoding uncharacterized protein LOC125709474 isoform X10, which produces MACLRFLRNFRTSHLLSAAGLVVAAAGTVYLARRFWRTAELEEDQQHLLALEDSDASADLDLTLDEYCQSAECPAPTGSTTFHSHYELSLDMLVIKDSLEHCTSVCGNQVDLWVKNTRGTMAVSPDGLSMVTMTLQSVTGFKLVARKVVMYASFCILDANQLTRYSDHVQTVWMGKYFGMILGLDGLLSTYEWKDSKNEDQPTEPCQSDHEAADEELPPVAREMPCLYIYLTRRGFADVPCKLAALRQAFSTLISQGFYQKDLIRAGKMILGGLAQINNRDIHAFEMAFEQFLAFLGDPAKRDIMQRELAEAGICQFGFVDVALEFVVFWFLGVRNVLKMESGGFVDYCSRVLESFSPLGGWKGKDTNYWEIVMVQILSFLDEVFFKDTSIFQDPQYLEEEVWNSTEDHLNILLTWLGSLHSSP